A genomic region of Nodularia sp. LEGE 06071 contains the following coding sequences:
- a CDS encoding ArsJ-associated glyceraldehyde-3-phosphate dehydrogenase, translating to MKLRVGINGFGRIGRLALRVAWGWSELEFVHINEIKGGAVTAAHLLKFDSVHGRWTPEVEAEGERVLIDGKPLSFSEYAKPGEVPWDELGVDLVLECSGKFRTPATLDPYFKRGVQKVIVAAPVKEEALNIVMGVNDHLYQPEKHHLLTAASCTTNCLAPVVKVIHEGLGIKHGIITTIHDNTNTQTIVDAPHKDLRRARATSLSLIPTTTGSATAIGLIYPELNGKLNGLAVRVPLLNASLTDCVFEVVRPTTVDEVNSLLKAASEQEPLKDILGYEERPLVSIDYKDDPRSSIIDALSTMVVNETQVKILAWYDNEWGYANRMVELARKVALSY from the coding sequence ATGAAACTTCGCGTAGGAATCAATGGATTCGGTAGAATTGGACGGCTGGCTCTGCGAGTTGCGTGGGGTTGGTCAGAATTAGAGTTTGTTCATATCAATGAAATCAAAGGTGGGGCTGTAACGGCTGCACACTTGCTGAAATTTGATTCTGTTCACGGACGTTGGACACCAGAAGTAGAAGCAGAAGGGGAACGGGTATTAATTGACGGTAAACCCCTCAGCTTTAGTGAGTATGCTAAACCAGGCGAAGTTCCTTGGGATGAGTTGGGTGTTGATTTGGTGCTGGAATGCTCCGGTAAATTTAGAACACCTGCTACTCTCGACCCCTATTTTAAGAGAGGTGTGCAGAAAGTAATTGTCGCTGCGCCGGTGAAGGAAGAAGCCTTAAATATTGTCATGGGGGTGAATGACCACCTCTATCAGCCGGAAAAGCATCATTTACTGACTGCTGCTTCCTGTACTACTAACTGTTTAGCCCCAGTAGTCAAGGTAATTCATGAAGGTTTGGGGATTAAGCATGGCATCATTACTACCATTCATGACAATACCAATACTCAAACTATTGTCGATGCACCTCATAAAGATTTGCGTCGGGCGAGGGCTACGAGTCTGTCTCTGATTCCCACAACCACAGGTTCAGCAACCGCAATTGGTTTAATTTATCCTGAACTCAACGGTAAGCTCAACGGTTTAGCTGTGAGAGTGCCTTTACTTAATGCTTCTTTAACAGATTGTGTGTTTGAAGTGGTGCGACCGACCACAGTAGATGAAGTTAATAGTTTGTTGAAAGCTGCTTCTGAACAAGAACCACTCAAAGATATTTTGGGTTATGAAGAGCGTCCTTTAGTATCTATTGATTACAAAGATGATCCTCGTTCTTCGATTATTGATGCTCTCTCCACAATGGTGGTGAATGAAACTCAAGTCAAAATCCTGGCTTGGTATGACAACGAATGGGGTTACGCGAATCGCATGGTTGAATTGGCTCGTAAAGTTGCATTGAGTTATTAG
- a CDS encoding iron-containing alcohol dehydrogenase family protein has translation MPNQFSTQTVSTQTSSSFLTLTVAPGKIIRGSGVLQTASAEITRLGTRPLIIAGNSTLAIAQKNLQAILTKSNTAQSSYGVDCCEASLKTLKKAAQEHQADVIIGIGGGKALDTAKLVADQLQLPVVTIPTSAATCAAWTALSNVYSESGAFLYDVALSRCPDLLILDYDLIQTAPPRTLIAGIGDAIAKWYEASVSSGNSQQTLIISAVQQARVLRDILLQKSATALKEPSSQDWREVVDATVLLAGVIGGMGGAQCRTVAAHAVHNGLTHISGHSSIHGEKVAYGILVQLRLEEMLQSNQLAASARQQLLKFYAEIGLPQNLSDLGLGNITLKELQTAAEVALDPQSDIHRLPFKVALEQLMAAMVSTTAPTDSRDVINRVSTRGMSEEVSE, from the coding sequence ATGCCCAATCAATTTTCTACTCAAACTGTGTCTACTCAAACCTCTAGCTCATTCTTGACGCTGACGGTTGCTCCAGGAAAAATCATTCGTGGTTCTGGTGTGTTACAGACAGCATCAGCAGAAATTACCCGCTTAGGGACTCGTCCATTAATTATTGCCGGGAATTCGACCCTTGCCATTGCCCAAAAGAATTTACAAGCAATTTTAACCAAGTCAAACACTGCTCAGTCCTCCTATGGTGTAGATTGCTGCGAAGCTAGTTTAAAAACTTTAAAGAAAGCAGCCCAGGAACATCAAGCCGATGTAATTATTGGTATCGGTGGCGGTAAAGCTTTGGATACAGCGAAATTAGTCGCTGATCAATTACAGTTACCAGTGGTGACAATTCCTACCTCAGCAGCTACCTGTGCGGCTTGGACTGCCCTTTCTAATGTGTATTCTGAGTCCGGGGCTTTTCTCTATGATGTGGCGCTGTCTCGCTGTCCTGATTTATTAATCCTTGACTATGATTTAATTCAAACTGCACCACCACGGACATTAATAGCAGGAATTGGGGATGCGATCGCTAAATGGTATGAAGCATCAGTGAGTAGTGGTAATTCTCAACAAACTCTGATTATTTCCGCAGTCCAACAGGCGCGAGTTTTACGAGATATTTTATTACAAAAGTCAGCTACAGCTTTAAAAGAACCAAGTAGTCAAGATTGGCGAGAAGTCGTAGATGCTACCGTGTTACTGGCTGGGGTAATTGGCGGAATGGGAGGAGCGCAGTGTCGCACAGTTGCTGCTCATGCTGTACATAATGGTTTAACTCACATTTCGGGACACAGCAGTATCCACGGTGAAAAAGTCGCCTATGGTATTTTGGTGCAACTGCGTTTAGAAGAAATGTTACAAAGCAATCAACTAGCGGCCTCAGCACGGCAACAATTATTAAAATTCTATGCAGAGATTGGACTGCCGCAAAATTTAAGTGATTTAGGTTTGGGCAACATCACATTAAAAGAGTTGCAAACAGCCGCCGAAGTTGCTTTAGATCCTCAGTCTGACATCCATAGACTACCATTTAAAGTTGCACTAGAACAGTTGATGGCAGCGATGGTTTCTACCACTGCACCAACGGATAGTAGAGATGTTATAAATCGTGTCTCCACTAGGGGAATGAGTGAAGAGGTTTCAGAATGA
- a CDS encoding ArsR/SmtB family transcription factor: MPTPSATNSHLIAAGFHALSDPIRIGVLELLRKREQCVCDLCDALGVNQSKLSFHLKTLKEAGLVNSRHEGRWIYYSLNLPQFKVLEAYLAEFSNNKIILSARLCCD; the protein is encoded by the coding sequence ATGCCTACCCCCTCTGCTACCAATTCTCATTTAATTGCTGCTGGCTTTCATGCACTTTCTGATCCAATCAGGATTGGCGTACTGGAACTGTTACGAAAGCGAGAACAGTGTGTATGTGACTTGTGCGACGCTTTGGGGGTGAATCAGTCCAAACTATCTTTTCACCTCAAAACTCTCAAAGAAGCTGGCTTAGTTAACTCCCGTCACGAAGGACGCTGGATTTATTACAGTTTAAACTTACCCCAATTTAAAGTTTTAGAAGCATATTTAGCCGAATTTAGCAATAATAAAATCATTTTATCTGCCCGTCTCTGCTGCGATTAA
- the arsB gene encoding ACR3 family arsenite efflux transporter encodes MSTNQNSNQTPVQAGSNLNFFEKYLTLWVFLCIFAGIALGRLFPGVAVALDAMSIYQVSIPIAVCLFFMMYPIMVKIDFTQAVNAVRAPKPVILTLVVNWLIKPFIMVAFSQFFLGWLFRPLITGTELIRGNEVEIANSYIAGTILLGIAPCTAMVLMWGYLSYANQGHTLVMVAVNSLLMLFLYAPLGRWLLAANDLIVPWQTIVLSVIIYVGLPLLAGMCSRYWILKHKGREWFERRFIKYLTPVSITALLITLVLLFAFKGEVIVNNLLHILLIAVPLFIQTNFIFLISYVAALKLNISYEDAAPAALIGASNHFEVASATAVMLFGLNSGAALATVVGVLIEVPVMLMLVEVCKRTAAWFPREPQKATLKDPRCINSFS; translated from the coding sequence ATGAGTACAAATCAAAACAGCAATCAAACGCCTGTACAAGCCGGGAGTAATCTCAATTTTTTTGAGAAATACCTTACCCTTTGGGTGTTTTTGTGCATCTTCGCGGGAATTGCATTAGGGAGACTATTTCCTGGGGTAGCGGTGGCGCTGGATGCAATGAGTATTTATCAAGTGTCAATTCCCATTGCGGTATGTCTGTTTTTCATGATGTACCCAATCATGGTAAAAATTGATTTCACCCAAGCTGTGAATGCTGTCCGCGCCCCCAAACCTGTAATTCTTACCTTAGTAGTAAACTGGTTAATTAAACCATTCATAATGGTGGCATTTTCGCAGTTTTTCTTGGGTTGGTTATTTCGTCCACTGATTACAGGTACGGAATTAATTCGTGGGAACGAAGTAGAAATAGCAAATTCCTACATTGCTGGGACAATTTTATTGGGAATCGCGCCTTGTACTGCAATGGTATTGATGTGGGGATATCTTTCCTACGCTAATCAGGGACACACCTTAGTGATGGTGGCAGTTAATTCTCTGCTGATGCTGTTTCTGTATGCACCTTTGGGCAGATGGTTACTAGCAGCCAATGATTTAATAGTGCCTTGGCAAACCATAGTTTTATCGGTGATAATTTATGTCGGATTGCCTTTATTGGCAGGAATGTGCAGCCGCTATTGGATTTTAAAACACAAAGGTAGAGAATGGTTTGAAAGGCGGTTTATCAAGTATCTCACGCCAGTTTCAATTACGGCTCTGCTGATTACTTTGGTGTTATTATTTGCGTTTAAAGGCGAAGTTATTGTTAATAATCTCTTACACATTTTATTAATTGCTGTACCACTATTTATTCAAACTAATTTCATTTTCTTAATTAGTTATGTCGCAGCATTAAAGCTGAATATATCTTATGAAGATGCCGCACCAGCAGCATTAATTGGAGCTAGCAATCACTTTGAAGTGGCGAGCGCCACGGCTGTAATGTTGTTTGGCTTAAATTCTGGGGCTGCACTTGCTACAGTGGTAGGAGTTTTAATCGAAGTCCCAGTCATGTTGATGCTGGTTGAAGTTTGTAAGCGCACGGCTGCTTGGTTCCCCAGGGAACCGCAAAAGGCTACATTAAAAGATCCACGTTGTATTAATAGTTTTTCATAG
- a CDS encoding sensor histidine kinase, with amino-acid sequence MTIELELPGINVNSLKEAPIHLFKQIQPHGVLLVLEEPDLKILQISNNTWSIFGIHPENILQTKLEDLLDPFQIERIKTGISEGNLEFINPTKIWVRKKGDDYAVFDAVFHRNSEGFLILELEPAVSRENIPFLSFYHLAKASINQLEKTANLHDFCQIIVQEVRKVTGFDRVMLYKFDDDGHGSVIAEEKLESMEPYLGLHYPESDIPKPARKLFVANSIRIIPDSHAESVQIIPAQNPVSERPVDLTNSILRSAATCHTEYLHNMGVGASLTISLIKDQKLWGLIACHHQLPKYVSYELRKACEFLGRVIFSEISAREETEDYDYRINLTYIQSKLVEYMSQEENFIDGLVKNQPNLLNLTSAQGAAVCFGEECTVIGETPKPEDLNFLVQWLKNNVEDEVFYTDSLPQIYPDAERFKNVASGLLAIPISQRNYVLWFRPEVIQTVNWGGDPNKAFEVSHTEGHVRLCPRKSFELWKETVHLTSLPWRYVEIKAALELRKAIVNIVLRQADELAQLAHDLERSNAELKKFAYVASHDLQEPLNQVANYVQLLEMRYEAELDQDAKEFITYAVEGVSLMQTLIDDVLVYSKVDTQAIAFQLTEVETPLERALSNLRQRITETGATITHDPLPTVMAGSTQLMQLFLNLIANAIKFRSDEPPQIHIGAERLEDEWLFSVRDNGIGIDPQFSDRIFIIFQRLHTRDEYPGTGMGLAICKKIIECHRGRIWLESQLGEGSTFYFTIPVGGRDRERRNGRKTQNHLFG; translated from the coding sequence ATGACTATAGAATTAGAACTGCCAGGGATTAATGTAAATAGCTTAAAAGAAGCTCCCATACATCTTTTTAAGCAAATTCAACCCCACGGGGTGCTTTTGGTTTTAGAAGAACCAGATTTAAAAATATTACAAATTAGTAATAATACTTGGAGTATTTTTGGGATTCATCCTGAAAATATTTTGCAAACAAAACTGGAAGACCTGCTAGATCCGTTTCAAATCGAAAGAATTAAAACAGGTATATCAGAAGGTAATCTGGAATTTATCAATCCTACAAAAATTTGGGTAAGAAAAAAAGGTGATGATTATGCAGTATTTGATGCAGTTTTTCACCGCAATTCAGAAGGATTTTTGATTCTAGAGCTAGAACCCGCAGTTTCTCGTGAAAATATTCCTTTTCTGAGCTTTTATCATCTAGCCAAAGCTTCGATTAACCAATTAGAAAAAACCGCAAATTTGCATGATTTTTGCCAAATAATTGTCCAAGAAGTGCGAAAAGTCACCGGATTTGATCGGGTGATGCTATATAAATTTGATGATGACGGACATGGTTCAGTCATCGCCGAAGAAAAACTAGAAAGTATGGAACCATACTTAGGATTGCATTACCCTGAGTCAGATATACCCAAACCAGCCAGAAAATTATTCGTTGCTAATTCCATCAGAATCATTCCAGATTCTCATGCCGAGTCAGTACAGATTATACCTGCTCAAAATCCAGTCAGCGAGCGCCCAGTTGATTTAACTAATTCGATTCTCCGCAGCGCCGCTACTTGTCATACAGAATACTTACACAATATGGGTGTAGGTGCTTCGTTGACTATTTCTTTAATTAAAGACCAAAAACTCTGGGGATTAATAGCTTGTCATCATCAATTACCCAAATATGTTTCCTATGAATTGCGGAAAGCTTGCGAATTTTTAGGACGAGTCATATTTTCGGAAATTTCCGCCAGAGAGGAAACAGAAGATTACGACTATCGAATTAATTTGACATATATTCAAAGCAAGCTAGTGGAATATATGTCCCAAGAAGAAAACTTCATTGATGGGTTGGTGAAAAATCAGCCGAATTTGTTGAATTTAACCAGCGCTCAAGGTGCGGCTGTCTGTTTTGGTGAAGAATGTACAGTAATTGGAGAAACTCCTAAACCAGAAGACCTGAATTTTTTAGTGCAGTGGTTAAAAAATAACGTTGAAGATGAAGTTTTCTACACAGATTCTCTGCCACAAATTTATCCAGATGCGGAAAGATTTAAAAATGTCGCCAGTGGTTTATTAGCAATTCCCATTTCCCAGCGCAATTATGTTTTATGGTTCCGACCAGAAGTAATTCAAACTGTGAATTGGGGTGGTGATCCCAATAAAGCCTTTGAAGTGAGTCACACAGAAGGTCATGTGCGTTTGTGTCCCCGCAAATCATTTGAACTGTGGAAAGAAACAGTCCACCTCACCTCTTTACCTTGGCGATATGTGGAAATCAAAGCCGCATTAGAATTGCGGAAAGCAATTGTCAATATTGTTCTGCGTCAAGCCGATGAACTAGCACAATTAGCCCATGATTTAGAACGTTCCAACGCCGAACTGAAAAAGTTTGCCTACGTCGCCTCCCATGACTTGCAAGAACCATTGAATCAAGTGGCAAATTATGTGCAGTTGTTAGAGATGCGCTACGAAGCAGAACTGGATCAAGATGCCAAGGAATTTATTACCTACGCCGTCGAAGGAGTCAGCTTGATGCAGACCTTAATTGATGACGTGTTGGTATATTCTAAAGTAGATACCCAAGCGATCGCCTTTCAACTGACTGAAGTAGAAACACCTTTAGAACGCGCCCTCAGCAACTTACGCCAACGCATTACTGAAACTGGGGCAACTATTACCCATGATCCCTTACCCACCGTCATGGCTGGTAGTACCCAACTGATGCAACTATTTCTTAACCTCATTGCCAACGCCATCAAATTCCGCAGCGATGAACCACCACAAATCCATATAGGAGCCGAAAGGTTAGAAGATGAGTGGTTATTCTCGGTGCGAGATAACGGTATAGGCATAGATCCCCAGTTTAGCGATCGCATTTTTATCATCTTTCAACGCTTGCACACGCGAGATGAATATCCTGGCACAGGTATGGGTCTAGCCATCTGCAAAAAGATTATTGAGTGCCATCGGGGGCGGATCTGGCTAGAATCACAACTGGGAGAAGGTTCAACCTTCTATTTTACCATTCCCGTTGGAGGACGTGACCGTGAGCGTAGAAACGGAAGAAAAACTCAAAACCATCTTTTTGGTTGA
- a CDS encoding Ycf51 family protein has protein sequence MLSTADFLQYAQWSGIATLVFAAIAVLAFILKWGIRFRLVGTTGFMLVLTAGLFSLSLVPLSRTVIPGAVKYTLVYDNASTQTVIATSPNITPLELEATLRQAASNLYSFGRLGSRGNNQLTIRARTVIHPEPGVSVPLFLGQIKRTLASREDADMDIEIYLEKFDQLPNSAAS, from the coding sequence ATGCTTTCAACAGCTGACTTTCTTCAGTATGCCCAATGGTCGGGTATTGCCACACTTGTATTCGCGGCGATCGCAGTCCTGGCTTTTATTCTTAAATGGGGTATCCGCTTTCGGCTGGTAGGTACAACCGGCTTTATGCTGGTGCTAACTGCGGGTTTATTTTCTCTCTCGTTGGTTCCTCTGAGTCGCACTGTCATTCCAGGCGCAGTCAAATACACTCTCGTTTATGATAATGCTTCTACACAAACGGTAATTGCAACATCACCGAATATTACCCCCTTGGAATTAGAAGCGACTTTACGTCAAGCGGCTAGTAATCTCTATTCTTTCGGTCGTTTAGGTTCACGGGGAAACAATCAACTCACGATTCGCGCCCGTACTGTGATCCATCCTGAACCAGGGGTTTCTGTACCGCTGTTCTTGGGTCAAATCAAGCGCACATTAGCTAGCCGTGAAGATGCGGATATGGATATCGAAATTTACTTGGAAAAATTCGATCAATTACCTAACTCGGCTGCTTCATAG
- a CDS encoding aspartate aminotransferase, producing the protein MSLNWITPADRIQQLPPYVFARLDELKAKAREQGLDLIDLGMGNPDGATPQPVVEAAIAALQNPANHGYPPFEGTASFRRAITNWYNRRYGVVLDPDSEALPLLGSKEGLTHLAIAYINPGDVVLVPSPAYPAHFRGPLIAGGKIHSLILKPENNWLIDLAAIPDAVAEQAKILYFNYPSNPTAATAPREFFEDIVAFARKYEILLVHDLCYAELAFDGYQPTSLLEIPGAKEIGVEFHTLSKTYNMAGWRVGFVVGNRHVIQGLRTLKTNLDYGIFAALQTAAETALQLPDVYLHEVQQRYRTRRDFLIAGLGKLGWDIPKTNATMYLWVKCPVGKGSTDFALDVLQQTGVVVTPGNAFGVAGEGYVRISLIADCDRLGEALHRFKQAGIRYQPEAVVSAPQ; encoded by the coding sequence ATGAGCTTGAATTGGATTACCCCCGCAGATCGCATACAACAGCTACCGCCTTATGTATTTGCCCGTCTAGACGAATTGAAGGCGAAAGCACGAGAACAAGGACTGGATTTAATTGATTTGGGCATGGGAAACCCGGATGGGGCGACACCACAGCCTGTAGTAGAAGCTGCGATCGCCGCTTTGCAAAATCCCGCCAATCACGGTTATCCGCCCTTTGAAGGTACTGCTAGTTTCCGTCGTGCCATCACTAATTGGTACAATCGCCGTTATGGTGTAGTACTTGATCCCGATAGTGAGGCTTTGCCTTTACTGGGTTCTAAAGAAGGATTAACTCATTTAGCGATCGCCTATATTAACCCAGGTGATGTCGTTCTGGTTCCTTCTCCCGCCTATCCCGCCCATTTTCGCGGCCCGTTAATTGCTGGGGGGAAAATTCACAGCTTAATTCTTAAACCGGAAAATAACTGGTTAATTGATTTAGCGGCTATTCCTGATGCAGTTGCCGAACAAGCCAAAATTCTCTATTTCAATTATCCCAGTAATCCCACCGCTGCCACCGCTCCCCGTGAATTTTTTGAAGACATCGTAGCTTTTGCGCGGAAATACGAAATTCTGCTAGTGCATGATTTATGTTACGCCGAGTTAGCTTTTGATGGTTATCAACCCACCAGTTTGTTAGAAATTCCCGGTGCGAAAGAAATCGGCGTAGAGTTTCACACCTTATCCAAAACCTACAATATGGCGGGTTGGCGTGTGGGTTTTGTAGTGGGAAATCGCCATGTCATTCAAGGTTTGCGAACTCTGAAAACCAACTTAGATTATGGGATTTTTGCAGCCTTGCAAACCGCAGCCGAAACCGCATTGCAATTACCAGATGTGTATTTGCATGAAGTCCAGCAACGCTACCGCACCCGCCGGGATTTTCTGATAGCAGGTTTAGGAAAATTGGGCTGGGATATTCCCAAAACCAACGCCACCATGTATCTGTGGGTAAAATGTCCCGTGGGTAAAGGTTCTACAGATTTTGCTCTGGATGTATTGCAGCAAACTGGCGTTGTTGTCACCCCTGGGAATGCCTTTGGGGTTGCGGGTGAAGGCTATGTGCGGATAAGTTTGATTGCAGATTGCGATCGCTTGGGTGAAGCTTTGCATAGATTTAAACAAGCTGGTATCCGCTATCAACCCGAAGCTGTCGTTTCTGCTCCACAATAA
- the arsJ gene encoding organoarsenical effux MFS transporter ArsJ, whose product MTSSTASRANLKNYTLVTLAYWGFTITDGALRMLVLLYFDSIGYTPLQIASLFLFYEIFGVVTNFLGGWIGSQFGLKITLYAGIGLQVFSMVMLSWLNPDWSEWIAVGYVMVAQAFSGVAKDLTKMSSKSAIRLVVPQKAQSSLFKWVAVLTGSKNALKGVGFFVGSVLLTSVGFKNALLIMAGGLFLILFTGLMLPKGMGKIKTKVKFSQLFSKSREINILSAARFFLFGSRDVWFVVGLPVFLRGTLGWSFYQVGGFLACWVIGYGVIQFLAPVLIQRFGSGQPPSSKTIQFWTFTLTAVPGAIALALQLGVPGNIAIVGGLLVFGVVFAFNSAVHSYLVLAFTDDDKVALNVGFYYMANSGGRLAGTVLSGLVFQYFDLVGCLWTSMFLVLAAAIVTTKLPDPQPAKAIAWKTEGGE is encoded by the coding sequence ATGACTTCTTCTACAGCTTCTCGCGCTAATCTCAAGAATTACACTCTTGTCACCCTTGCCTATTGGGGTTTTACCATCACCGATGGTGCTTTGCGAATGCTGGTACTGCTGTATTTTGACAGTATTGGCTACACACCATTACAAATCGCTTCTCTGTTTCTGTTCTATGAAATATTTGGCGTTGTTACCAACTTTTTAGGCGGTTGGATTGGCTCTCAATTCGGATTAAAAATAACTCTTTACGCTGGTATTGGGTTACAGGTTTTCTCGATGGTGATGCTGTCATGGCTAAATCCAGATTGGTCTGAGTGGATTGCTGTTGGTTATGTGATGGTGGCTCAGGCTTTTTCTGGGGTTGCTAAAGACTTAACCAAAATGAGTTCTAAGAGCGCCATTCGCTTGGTTGTCCCCCAAAAAGCCCAGTCATCTTTGTTTAAGTGGGTAGCAGTTTTAACGGGTTCTAAAAATGCTCTCAAAGGTGTTGGCTTCTTTGTTGGTAGTGTTCTCCTAACTTCTGTTGGTTTTAAGAATGCTCTATTAATCATGGCCGGGGGACTATTCTTGATTTTATTCACTGGGTTGATGTTGCCTAAAGGTATGGGCAAAATCAAAACGAAAGTTAAATTTAGCCAACTATTTTCTAAAAGCAGAGAAATTAATATTCTCTCAGCGGCGCGATTTTTCCTCTTTGGTTCACGGGATGTTTGGTTTGTGGTGGGTTTGCCGGTTTTCTTACGGGGGACTTTAGGCTGGTCATTCTATCAAGTCGGTGGATTCTTGGCTTGTTGGGTGATTGGCTACGGCGTTATTCAGTTTTTAGCACCAGTGTTAATTCAGCGATTTGGTTCTGGTCAGCCACCCAGTTCAAAAACCATCCAGTTTTGGACATTTACCCTCACAGCTGTTCCTGGTGCGATCGCCTTAGCCTTACAATTGGGTGTACCTGGCAATATAGCGATCGTTGGTGGACTGCTAGTATTTGGTGTAGTCTTTGCCTTCAATTCCGCCGTACATTCCTACCTAGTATTAGCCTTCACCGATGACGATAAAGTAGCGCTAAACGTTGGCTTCTACTACATGGCTAACTCCGGTGGACGATTAGCCGGCACAGTCTTATCAGGATTAGTCTTTCAATATTTCGACTTAGTAGGTTGTCTATGGACATCCATGTTCTTAGTCTTAGCAGCTGCAATAGTTACTACGAAGTTACCCGACCCCCAACCAGCCAAAGCGATCGCTTGGAAAACCGAAGGTGGAGAATAA
- a CDS encoding ion channel, with protein sequence MKLRLTKLSRKQKQRLIPEIHIKIQNGLFEIMGMGTWYSYWRDPYHLLLTIPWTGFVILIFTFYVTINILFALAYWLGGDCIANAQPGSFLDVFFFSVQTLASIGYGAMYPQTIYANIIVTIEAMVGLMGIAMMTGLAFARFSKPTARVMFSRVVVIIPHEGVPTLMFRTANQRRNMILEAQMKVYLTRDEVTAEGEFMRRIYDLRLLRHQTPSFSLTWSVMHIIDEFSPLYGMTPESLTKTNALLIISVSGIDETVAQVVHARHTYGANEIFWNHRFVDIIHHTADGHRYIDYKHFHDIQPLEEVG encoded by the coding sequence ATGAAACTTCGACTGACGAAACTTTCACGAAAGCAAAAACAGCGTCTAATTCCAGAGATTCACATCAAGATCCAAAATGGACTGTTCGAGATTATGGGTATGGGTACATGGTATTCCTACTGGCGTGATCCCTACCATTTGCTGCTGACAATTCCTTGGACTGGCTTCGTCATCCTCATTTTTACTTTTTATGTAACTATTAATATCCTATTTGCTCTAGCTTATTGGTTAGGGGGAGATTGTATTGCTAATGCTCAACCAGGCTCGTTTTTAGATGTCTTTTTCTTCAGCGTGCAAACCTTAGCATCCATCGGCTACGGTGCAATGTATCCTCAAACAATTTACGCCAATATCATTGTCACCATTGAAGCGATGGTCGGACTGATGGGAATTGCTATGATGACAGGACTCGCATTTGCCAGGTTCTCTAAACCTACGGCTCGTGTCATGTTTAGCCGAGTTGTGGTGATCATACCTCATGAGGGAGTGCCTACTCTGATGTTTCGCACCGCTAATCAGCGCCGTAACATGATCCTGGAGGCACAGATGAAAGTTTACTTAACGCGTGATGAAGTGACCGCAGAAGGGGAATTTATGCGTCGGATTTATGACCTCAGACTGCTGAGACATCAAACGCCTAGCTTCTCATTAACCTGGTCTGTAATGCATATAATTGATGAGTTTAGTCCTTTATATGGAATGACTCCAGAATCATTAACCAAAACAAATGCTTTGCTGATCATCTCTGTCAGTGGTATCGATGAAACAGTTGCACAGGTCGTTCATGCCCGTCATACTTATGGTGCTAATGAAATTTTCTGGAATCATCGCTTTGTCGATATCATTCATCATACAGCCGATGGACATCGCTATATCGACTACAAGCATTTCCATGATATCCAACCTTTAGAGGAAGTAGGTTGA